The following proteins come from a genomic window of Mycobacterium sp. DL:
- a CDS encoding DMT family transporter — MGGPVFGHGLTVLLAVLAAVFLAIGIVVRQRATVDVPAEHGISPVMFRTLIRSRLWWAGTGAAIAGFGFQALALAEGSLLLVQPILTSALLFALPLSARLAHRKVTRGEWAWAMLLTVALAVFVVLAKARPGDYTASLSTSAVVAVVCTVAVAACVIVATRTVGWRRAVLLAVAVGVLFGVVAVLTKLVMHLLTHQGVVAVLTTPVLYLLVLLGVLGMLVQQSAFHAGSLQTSVPTMLVLEPVVAVLLGAVVLGEHLDVGRWDAVALAVSTLAMAAGTIALGRDEGAYEEELSAPTTAPPATTTTGGSAR; from the coding sequence GTGGGAGGCCCAGTCTTCGGCCATGGCCTGACCGTGCTGCTCGCGGTGCTCGCCGCGGTGTTCCTCGCGATCGGGATCGTGGTGCGCCAGCGGGCCACCGTCGACGTGCCCGCCGAGCACGGCATCAGCCCCGTGATGTTCCGGACGCTGATCCGCAGCAGGCTCTGGTGGGCAGGCACCGGAGCGGCGATCGCCGGCTTCGGTTTCCAGGCGCTGGCGCTGGCCGAGGGCTCGCTGCTGCTGGTGCAGCCCATTCTGACCTCGGCTCTGTTGTTCGCTCTGCCGCTGAGCGCCCGGTTGGCGCACCGCAAGGTGACCAGGGGCGAGTGGGCGTGGGCGATGCTGCTGACCGTCGCGCTCGCGGTGTTCGTGGTGCTGGCCAAGGCGCGGCCGGGGGATTACACAGCGTCACTGTCGACCTCCGCGGTGGTCGCGGTGGTCTGCACGGTGGCGGTGGCTGCCTGCGTGATCGTTGCGACGAGGACCGTCGGCTGGCGGCGCGCGGTCCTGCTGGCCGTTGCGGTGGGCGTGCTGTTCGGGGTCGTCGCGGTGCTCACCAAGCTCGTCATGCACCTGCTGACCCACCAGGGTGTCGTTGCAGTGCTGACCACGCCCGTGCTGTACCTGCTGGTGCTGCTCGGGGTGCTGGGGATGCTGGTGCAGCAGTCGGCGTTCCATGCCGGATCCCTGCAGACCTCGGTGCCGACGATGCTGGTGCTCGAACCTGTGGTCGCGGTGCTGCTCGGCGCGGTGGTCCTCGGTGAGCACCTGGACGTGGGGCGCTGGGATGCCGTCGCACTTGCGGTGTCGACGCTGGCGATGGCAGCCGGGACCATCGCGTTGGGGCGCGATGAGGGCGCCTACGAGGAGGAACTCAGCGCTCCGACGACGGCGCCGCCTGCCACGACGACCACCGGCGGATCTGCACGCTGA
- a CDS encoding MFS transporter, whose product MQSDIRRAITGASIGNAVEWFDFAIYGFLATFIAVHFFPAGNDTAALLNTFAIFAAAFFMRPLGGFFFGPLGDRIGRQRVLAVVILLMSAATLCIGLLPTYDTIGVAAPLLLLFFRCLQGFSAGGEYGGGAVYLAEYATDERRGVTITFMAWSGVLGFLMGSVTVTLLQALLPAEAMDSYGWRIPFLIAGPLGLVGLYIRLRLADTPHFAALDEADQTSESPLREAVSTSWRQIAQVIGVFIVFNIGYYVVFTFLPTYFIRTLNFSKTDAFTSMTLASLVALILILPLAVLSDRIGRRPLLIGGAVAFAVLGYPLFVLLNSGSLAAAIAAHCALAAIESVYVSTAVSAGVELFATRVRFSGFSVGYNVCVAVFGGTTPYVVTWLTAATGNPIAPAYYLVVAAVISLATVLTLRESAGRPLTQVGVRSRPH is encoded by the coding sequence ATGCAGTCCGACATCCGCCGGGCCATCACCGGAGCGTCGATCGGCAACGCCGTCGAGTGGTTCGACTTCGCCATCTACGGTTTCCTCGCGACGTTCATCGCCGTCCACTTCTTTCCCGCCGGCAACGACACCGCCGCGTTGCTCAACACGTTCGCGATCTTCGCCGCGGCGTTCTTCATGCGCCCACTCGGCGGTTTCTTCTTCGGCCCACTCGGAGACCGCATCGGCCGGCAACGGGTGCTGGCTGTGGTGATCCTGCTGATGTCGGCGGCCACGCTGTGCATCGGATTGCTTCCGACCTACGACACCATCGGCGTGGCCGCCCCGCTGCTGCTGTTGTTCTTCCGCTGCCTGCAAGGGTTCTCGGCGGGCGGCGAATACGGCGGCGGGGCGGTCTACCTCGCCGAGTACGCGACAGATGAACGCCGCGGCGTGACCATCACCTTCATGGCGTGGTCGGGGGTGCTGGGCTTCCTGATGGGTTCGGTGACGGTGACCCTGTTGCAGGCCCTGCTCCCCGCCGAGGCGATGGACAGTTACGGCTGGCGGATACCGTTCCTGATCGCGGGACCCCTGGGGCTGGTCGGGCTCTACATCCGCTTGCGCCTTGCCGACACCCCGCATTTCGCGGCCTTGGACGAGGCGGACCAGACCTCCGAATCGCCGCTGCGGGAGGCTGTCTCGACCTCGTGGCGGCAGATCGCCCAGGTGATCGGTGTCTTCATCGTGTTCAACATCGGCTACTACGTCGTGTTCACCTTCCTGCCGACGTACTTCATCAGGACGCTGAACTTCTCGAAGACCGATGCGTTCACCTCGATGACGCTGGCGTCCCTGGTGGCGCTGATCCTGATCCTCCCGCTGGCGGTGCTGTCCGACAGGATCGGACGGCGGCCGCTGCTGATCGGCGGCGCGGTGGCGTTCGCGGTGCTCGGCTACCCACTGTTCGTGCTGCTGAACTCCGGTTCGTTGGCCGCGGCCATCGCTGCGCACTGCGCTCTGGCCGCCATCGAGTCGGTGTATGTGTCGACTGCCGTGTCGGCCGGTGTGGAGCTGTTCGCCACCCGGGTCCGGTTCAGCGGATTCTCGGTCGGCTACAACGTGTGCGTCGCGGTCTTCGGCGGCACCACGCCGTATGTCGTCACCTGGCTGACCGCGGCGACCGGCAATCCGATCGCGCCCGCCTACTACCTGGTGGTCGCGGCGGTCATCTCGCTGGCGACGGTGTTGACGCTGCGGGAGTCGGCGGGCCGGCCGCTGACGCAGGTGGGGGTCCGATCCCGGCCCCATTAG